The proteins below come from a single Candidatus Polarisedimenticolia bacterium genomic window:
- a CDS encoding HEAT repeat domain-containing protein has protein sequence MGPLVRALKQLATATKTISFYPAQHPTVSTALDKASVFLKEALTDLETLTVGVADAAFLVDRTVLEEGDRVLGGFASYLSRRNVSGLSFRSPVEPEALKGFLEVIALDPGTLRSRGGPMKSLEERRLGGISVVEFDAAEALRSARTGTGAEAGAEKTPSVSWSDLLARFLAGQSSVPPGGEHLIRRVAGDARAAWELMASLQKICAEAGPNRSGILTGALKRIAAEVGTAEPEALSSLAQNLAAALMALDPQGRKEILGTSIPVAGTDVDLAGAIRASIPEDNLGELIVSMVQSEGRVNARLGSVIRKVLIDRGVNDQQKTSVLEAIRSARGVDKPPADVWDSVEDLLKESQDDWISREYKGLLEMIGASAPPLEEGLKRELLALPEVVEAMTPEGIRRRAWLLFGDLVGVDHEPARRWVALDQIEKRASGLTPDWFAECSGVAEAVLAILAAGTSSPPHVREAAQKAIRATADALVRCYRKSFHTLKPEHHTALAAAFQAMGEHCVESLLLGLAEEEDWEIRKPFIGFLASRQKGAVPALVRRLTDPSWYLVRNILLILGEIADPATIPAIAPCLKHAEPRVRRDAVAALGKIGGPRAFALLRECLDDPEVHEVALRSLAAIDRRRTIGAFLEMTERVDLFGRGNQRLKEAISTLGALGGNESVPRLRAILMRGMWLPPWAGDTVRVAAARALEKIGTTTALNAIQEGSRLWRGPVAGTCAEIIGQRSMGGLTSRN, from the coding sequence GTGGGTCCACTCGTCCGGGCCCTCAAGCAGCTGGCCACCGCGACCAAGACCATCTCCTTCTATCCCGCCCAGCACCCGACCGTGTCGACGGCGCTGGACAAGGCCTCGGTGTTTCTCAAGGAGGCCCTCACGGACCTCGAGACGCTCACCGTCGGCGTGGCCGACGCCGCCTTTCTCGTCGATCGGACTGTCCTGGAGGAGGGGGATCGTGTCCTCGGCGGATTCGCCTCGTACCTGAGCCGCCGGAACGTCAGCGGGCTGAGCTTCCGGTCCCCGGTCGAGCCGGAGGCCCTCAAGGGGTTTCTCGAAGTCATCGCCCTCGATCCGGGGACGCTGCGCTCGCGCGGCGGACCGATGAAGAGCCTGGAGGAGCGCCGGCTCGGCGGCATTTCGGTCGTCGAGTTCGACGCGGCGGAGGCCCTCCGGTCGGCCCGCACGGGGACCGGCGCGGAGGCGGGGGCGGAGAAGACCCCGAGCGTCTCCTGGAGCGATCTGCTGGCCCGGTTCCTGGCCGGGCAGAGCTCCGTCCCTCCCGGCGGCGAGCACCTGATCCGGAGAGTGGCGGGGGATGCCAGGGCGGCCTGGGAGCTCATGGCCTCCCTGCAGAAAATCTGCGCCGAGGCCGGGCCGAACCGGTCGGGCATCCTGACCGGGGCGCTGAAACGGATCGCCGCGGAAGTCGGAACCGCCGAGCCGGAAGCGTTGTCGTCCCTGGCCCAGAACCTCGCGGCCGCCCTCATGGCGCTCGACCCCCAGGGGCGCAAGGAGATCCTCGGGACGAGCATCCCGGTTGCCGGCACCGACGTGGACCTGGCCGGCGCCATCAGGGCCAGCATCCCGGAAGACAACCTGGGGGAGCTGATCGTCTCGATGGTGCAGTCCGAGGGGCGAGTGAACGCCCGCCTCGGGAGCGTCATCCGCAAGGTCCTCATCGACCGGGGCGTGAACGACCAGCAGAAGACGAGCGTGCTCGAGGCGATCCGATCGGCGCGCGGGGTCGACAAGCCCCCGGCCGACGTGTGGGACTCCGTCGAGGACCTCCTGAAGGAATCGCAGGACGACTGGATTTCCCGCGAATACAAGGGACTCCTGGAGATGATCGGCGCCAGCGCGCCGCCTCTCGAGGAGGGGCTGAAGCGGGAGCTCCTGGCGCTCCCCGAGGTGGTCGAGGCCATGACCCCCGAGGGGATCAGGCGCCGGGCCTGGCTCCTGTTCGGCGACCTGGTGGGTGTGGACCATGAGCCGGCCCGCCGGTGGGTCGCCCTGGACCAGATCGAGAAGCGTGCCTCAGGGCTCACGCCCGACTGGTTCGCCGAGTGCAGCGGCGTCGCCGAGGCGGTCCTGGCCATCCTCGCGGCGGGGACCTCGTCCCCGCCGCACGTCCGGGAGGCGGCTCAGAAGGCGATCCGGGCCACCGCCGATGCGCTGGTGCGCTGCTACCGCAAGTCGTTCCACACCCTGAAGCCCGAGCACCACACCGCCCTGGCCGCGGCGTTCCAGGCAATGGGCGAGCACTGCGTCGAGAGTCTCCTCCTGGGGCTCGCCGAGGAGGAGGACTGGGAAATCCGCAAGCCGTTCATCGGATTCCTCGCGTCGCGGCAGAAGGGGGCGGTCCCGGCGCTCGTCCGGCGACTGACCGACCCCTCCTGGTACCTGGTCAGGAACATCCTGCTCATCCTGGGGGAGATCGCCGACCCGGCGACGATCCCGGCCATCGCCCCGTGCCTCAAGCACGCCGAGCCGCGGGTCCGCCGGGATGCGGTCGCGGCCCTGGGAAAGATCGGCGGGCCGCGCGCCTTCGCCCTCCTGAGGGAGTGCCTCGACGACCCGGAGGTGCACGAGGTCGCGCTGCGTTCCCTCGCCGCCATCGACCGGCGCCGCACCATCGGCGCCTTCCTGGAGATGACCGAGCGCGTGGACCTGTTCGGGCGCGGCAACCAGCGGCTGAAGGAGGCGATCTCCACCCTCGGCGCCCTCGGCGGCAACGAGTCGGTGCCGCGGCTGCGCGCCATCCTGATGCGCGGGATGTGGCTGCCCCCTTGGGCCGGCGACACCGTGCGCGTCGCCGCGGCGCGGGCCCTCGAGAAGATCGGCACGACCACCGCCCTGAACGCCATCCAGGAAGGTTCGCGGCTGTGGCGGGGCCCCGTGGCAGGGACCTGCGCCGAGATCATCGGCCAGCGTTCGATGGGCGGCTTGACGTCGCGCAACTGA